The region GAGCCATAATAACTTAACGTTTATACCCACAGATGTAGGCTTTCTGCAGAATCTTCATTACCTCGCAGTGACGGCCAACAGGGTGAGTTAATCTCACGATTGATTCCATTTAACTGAACTGCCTCTTAAAGCATCTTAAAATAAATGCCTTCATGTTGGTTTCCATCCTCTCACCCGCCACAAAAGATCGAGAGCCTGCCAAACGAGCTGTTCCAGTGCAAGAAGCTCCGCACTTTGAACTTGGGAAACAATTGCCTGCAGTCCCTGCCGTCCCGCTTTGGGGAGCTGACGGGGCTGACGCagctggagctgagagggaacCGCCTGGAATGCCTGCCGGTGGAGCTGGGCGAGTGCAGGCAGCTGAAGAGGACGGgcctggtggtggaggaggacctgTTCAACACCCTGCCCACCGAGGTCAAGGAGCAGCTGTGGAAAGTCGACAAAGAACCGGCCTGAAGGCAGCGCTGCGGCGGCGAGTGAAGCCAGGCCTGCTGTCCCAGAAGGCACCGCTGCAGCGCGAGGGCGAGCACCGAAGGGCGGAGCCGCCCTCACCTGAACAGCCGGAGTATCAGGTTGACCTCTGATTTCCGTGTTTTTAACCCTCCTTTACATATTTGCTCCAAGCACAAGTAACAGTTCAGTTCCGACATCGACTATAAATTTATATATCAGGTATTTATTACATTTAGCTTTGTGTTCATGTACTCTAGGTGTATTAATTTATTTAGGTGTGTTGTGCTGACCAAACTTTACTGACTGATGCTTTTCAGTGGGAAGGTCTTTATGCATTGTAGTTTtagttcatttttttaattaatattatAATTATTGCACAAAACATACATGAAGGCTTCTCTTTCCAGAGTAATAAAAAGTCTTTTCTGCATCAAAACAACAGAAGGTTTAGCAGGATAACACATTTGTTTGGGGGAAGGATATGAAATGTCTGAATTACCAATGTAAAGGTTTATCTTTACTTCATGTTTTGGGCTCTTGTATCAAGCAATGAGCTCAGAATCACAAAAGCATTGGTGGTCTAAGGTTCTGTTCTGGGAAGCCTGATAAATTCTCAGTAAATTACTTGTTAATATTATCAATAATACAATTTCAGCTGACGTCTCTACATATTGCAGCACTGTTGCCGGTGCAGTAACATTCAGCATTAAGCATAAATCCATGAGCTTAcagtttcttttccttccaaaaATTTGAACAAATCATTACTTGTAATCTTAGCAATATAAGCCACCAAgtaattattgattattggTATCGGCTCACAAAATTCCTTACTCGATATATGTTCAGACTCCTACACTCCCGTTGTTTTGTCTGTTAGAAACGCCGTGCAATATTAAACTGAACATTGAACCAAAATACAGTTGCACTCAAATTCAAGAGAAATTGGGCATTTCTGCCTTTCAAGGCTTTGGAATTGAATTAGCTGTTAGGTAATGTGTTATTTAACCTGTCGAATGAGATGAACTCGGTGCTTTGATGCAGATTAATGTCTATAAAGCTACACTAGACTGCTAATTAGTCTAACATGACGTTTGTTGTGTATTTCAGATTTTGTCACAGTGTTTTGGCAGCATTGGGGCTAGTACGGGATAGATTTTGTTGCCTCAAATGTGAGTTATGAGGTGTGAGCGGTTTTGTTTTGCTGCATCATTGCATGACAATGGCTGTGCCATTTAACCTCAGGCAGCTGTAGCTCAACCAGTGTTACTCTGCACAGCTGCCATTCTCTGCAGTGTGAAAGCTAGAACAAAAAAATCAGGGTTTCCTGGTAAGAATATGTAGAAAAAGAGCAGATTTTGGCTTGATTTCATATTGCAAAGCATATTCTTTTGAGCATTGTGAAAGAAAATGGtgattttcacctttttttatGGAAACAGTTTGGCTTTTTTGCAGTTCAATATATTTAACTGAGCGTGACAATAGTCTTGGGTTCTCTTACAAGAGAGGAAATTATGTTTTGTCCCATCAAAAATAGGATTCTTAAAGGATCACGTTATTGTTTGGATTTGTTTCTGTGTACCTCTGACAGCTCAGAAGAATAAGAAAAATGTCACTAAGCCAACAAATAAAGTTGGGGAGCAACAGTATGCAGTACAATGCTTACATTGTGAAACAGTGAGGCAATTTAAATTTGCAGAATTTTATGACTTGTATTATGCACCATTGCCTTTATTAAAATATGGGCATCCAACTTTATTTGGAGTATTGTATTTGCACTATAGCACCTCTCCCATATGTTACATTgaagtaaatgtaaataatgataACTTGACCTGTACAGCACattttggctgttttctcaCGTGGGAAGGCTCAATTAACTGACAGCTAGTAATGAGAATAAGTGACTTTTACTCACTTAAAGTACTCACAGTGAAACTTTGGTCAGTCCCAGCTGCGTTTTGTAACTGACCCATGAGCAATACTACACTGATCGAGACAATCACGTATTATGATGAGCTGTGACCTTAGACCTTAGCGTTCACATTAGTTGACGTTTGGAGTTTTGTTGCTTGAGACGTGGCGCCAGTAAATTGTTTAACTGTCTTGTTTTCTGCAAATCTCTCAACAATGACCAATTTTTCTCTGAGTTTTCACTGGTATTTGTAGTGAAATGTTACTGAAATTCTCAGGAAGTAAGCTAGAACTCATTTTTGTCTTATTTGCCTAGTTTTTTTTATAACAcctggtattttttttttaatttgaagtgTTGTTTTGTATATGCAAGGTTTTATATGCATTGCTATATATTCTTTGCTATTTTTGGTGTATTTGATATTGACTGATTTTAAATActgtatgtaaagtgtgtgcgtgtgtgtatgagtttgtttttaaggaaaGCACTTGATTTAATTCTGGTGATTTTAAATTCTCCACATTGTGTCAGTGAATATTTGTACTAGAACTGTATAGTTATTTTGTGTCATCATTGTTATCATGTGTTGTTGGGAAACAGAGTTTTGGAACCATGACATTTTGTTCTTCCTCCTTTaaatttattccattttttttaaacttatgGTGAACTCAGTTTGGCTTTCTGCAGTGTTTTTGCCAAAATTTGCATTGGTGTGAACACGACTGATGTGATAATGAGTAGTATGTTTGTGCCCTGTTTTCTCGACACCACACAGttaacatgaaataaaaaaacaatttatcAAAACAGATCTGTCTTTGTTGTATGTATTTTCTAAAGTAATAGTATTCAGGTTATAAGATTTggtattaaaatgtattttttaaagACATCCTATGTATTGCATTTAGTTACAGAACTTGTGAGTTGTACATTTTTAACATCAAGATTCCATTATATTAAATGTATGCATGTGtccatatttacacatttttcataccaattttaaaaaggaactttATGTAATAGGTGGCATATAACCGTACTTATAAACACACATGtccaaaaaaaagaggcttctTGGCTGAAGGTAGATTAAAATATTAGGAATGACTACCTGGGAAATAAATGTGGACAAATAAATTTGTAACTCGTTTAGCAAACGGACaatattttttacaaaaaagtTACAATACTAATAAAGTAACAAAGATGAGTACCGGTATACTGTATTGCGTTTGTCTGTTCATTTTTCTTCTGCGGAACCATTCAGCTTGATGATTGTTTCTAGACGGAAATGATTCTCAAACACACAGTCGCAGAGACGCAGCGTTTAAAATGGTAATTTTCCTGTGACTAAAATTTCATTTTGTTAAATGGTGTGTTGTGgtaaattgttttattttcatgaaattcCTAAAGATTTAAAGCTCGTATGACGTTTGTTCTGCTCGAATGTGTTGAAACGCCTTTGCAACAAAATCGTATATAGTTGCAGACCGATTGCTTGTATGGTGTTTTAGTTACTGATCAGTGGTattatgttgcttttattttacagGCGGTTACCCTTCATACAGATCTAGGAGAAATTAAAATCGAATTATTCTGTGAACGCACGCCGAAAAGTTGTGAGGTGAGTGGTTACCTATGTGTTAATGTAACATTTTATAACTGGTACAAAGCAgtaatttcttctctttttaataCAATTTGCTGTAATATGCTGTGATAGCACTTATTTCTATCTCCAAGCCTTGTAATACATATTCTAATATACAACTACAGAACTTTCTGGCCTTGTGTGCCAGCGGATTTTACAATGACTGCACTTTCCATCGAAATATTAAAGGTTTCATGGTTCAAACAGGAGATCCTACGGGTATGGAACAGTTAAAGCACTTAGCATTTTACAAAATAGAATGTTGACAAAAATGATATTGttttgttgtgcttttttttttttttttttttaaatctgctcaGGCTCTGGTAAAGGTGGAACAAGTATATGGGGTCGCAAATTTGAAGATGAATTCAGTGAACATCTAAAAGTAAGGATCAACGTCGTTTAAGTCTCAAAATTGGTGGCCCACATTAATAgttattattcattcattcattcagcatAATGTCAGAGGAGTGGTCTCAATGGCAAATAATGGACCCAACACAAATGGCTCCCAGTTTTTCATCACTTATGCCAAACAGCCCCACCTGGACATGAAGTACACGGCGTTTGGAAAGTAAGTTCTGTCTTTATTGTAAAATAGTAGAAATAAAGGCTCACATGTATCTGAGTGACAGTTTGATCTCTTCAACAGGGTCATTGATGGCCTGGAAACATTGGATGAAATAGAGAAACTTCCTGTCAATGAGAAGACATTCCGCCCTCTGACTGAAACACGCATAAAGGATGTGACCATCCACGCCAACCCGTTTGCTGGATAAATTCTAAAGAATGTTGGTTAGAACTGTAAAAAGAATTCCACTGTTTTCAAAACTGCAGTGTGCGGAAgcatattttactttttatgtTGTGTGTATGTTAATTCTCAATGTTTTGtattaaatattttttctgCAAAGCATTATTATGTTATCAACATTGCTTTAGGACTGTAGTTGGAAAATCAGTGAATTCTAACTTGCTCCTGTGTGCTTCCACTTATATCAGACCAATCAGTACTAAATGAGCCAACCTGAATAGTTATTAACCATTAAAAGATTCATCTTTAATCTAAAATGTGACTCGTTGTCGCACAAATATGACGTTTCGTGGTTCAGACGTTGGCTCTTAAATATGACGTACGTGCAAGGCAAACAGGTTCGCAGACCCCGGGCCGGCTCGGCTGTAGATATTTGTTAGTTTCTCTTACTTCATTTCATCCGAATTTGGGGGAGGTTCGCTGTTCCCCATGTCGAACCCCATGACTTCAGGCGATGCTTTTAAAGTGAGTTGACATTGCAGCGGAATTATGCTTGTGCAGCTGGCAACATCGACTTTTAAACGTGTGTTTTAGGTGTCTTCCCTCAAGGGGAAAGTAGCCCTGATAACCGGTGCGAGCTCGGGGATCGGTGCAGGTACCGGCGTCCTGTTCGCCAAACTGGGCGCTCTGTTGGCTCTTAACGGCCGGGACGAGGAAAACCTCCGAAAAGTGGCCCGAGAGTGCGTCGAATGTGGCGCTGCAGAGGTAACTCGGGGCTTTGCTGCCATTGCTGCTGTGCACACACGCTGACCTCTTTATTTCGTGGGAATTCAGGTGCGACGAGATGCACATTACTGCACCACGGTGGTTAGTTGACATTCGTTTAATCTGATTAGAAAGAACAGTCCATTCAAATCCAAAATTTCTTCTCCAGTAAACACAGTTTGTTGCAGCTTTGCAACTAAACGGCTTCAAAACATTCTAATCAATACTCTAAGCAGAGACCCCCCAAACTCACATCCAGTCATCTGCATTAATAGGTGCGAAACCAAAGAACAAATCATGTTTCCAGCTGTTGCAATCGTGTCACCTCTTTCTCAAACTGCACATGTGGCAAATGTGCAGCCACTGCTTGTTCCTGGAGACCTCACCGATGAGGAGACGGTAAAGAAGACAGTAGAGCGAACTGTGGCTCACTTTGGCCGGCTGGACGTCCTGGTCAACAGTGCTGGGATCCTCGCCATGGGCGGCATCGAGAGCGCAGACCTGGCTCAGTACGACAGGGTGATGAACATTAATGTCAGGTGAGTTTCCGCTCAGTCTCACAAGCAAGACTTTTAGTGATGATACATCTGGGAATAAATGTAACCTTAGAAATCAGAATAATAAGAACTAATGTTCAAATTCCACCAAATAGAATTGGAATATGTAGTCTTTTGGACATTTTGAATATTATGTGTTGACTCGCACAGCAGGTGATCAGAAAACTAATTAAATTTTTCAAATTAGTTTTAAaatgggggagaaaaagaaaatagccaCAGCAGTGAACATGAAACATTCAGCCTACTCATAAATACTTCCTATACTTGAACATCTCACAGTGATGAATAGAGCATAAGAATAATACTGAGAGGTCTGGTCCTGTTTTAGAAGGTTAGGCTGACATCGGCTGTGACACAGACACGCGTAAACTGGCCGACTGTCTGCACAGGGCTGCTCTCCTCACATGATAATTGTACAGTCCAGACAGACGGCTCCTAAAGGAGGTGCCTTTTGTTCAACGTTGCAGGTCAGTCTTCCATCTGACTCAGCTCTGTGTGCCGCACCTGATCAAGACCAAAGGCTCCGTCGTCAACGTGTCCAGTGTGAATGGACAGAGATCTGTGGGTATTAAGCATCTGGCCGCTGGCTTTTTGGAGTTTTCTTTAAAagtctgtgttgttgttgaacttttatgccttgtttttcttcctgtagTTCCCCGGTGTGCTGGCTTACTGCATGTCCAAGTCTGCCATCGATCAGTTCACACGCTGTACAGCCCTCGGTGAGCaagttgtttttcctcctgctgctgcatgttCGGCATCATAAACATTGacaaatgcaattaaaatggaaatgaatccgTTTCAGAGCTGGCGAGTAAGCAAGTGAGGGTGAACTCTGTGTGGTGAGTGGCAACCTGCCGGTTGTGTTCACATACTGTTTTGAATTGAGTGTTTGGGACCTAACAAGCGTTGCGGCCTTTGCTTCCCCTCCTCAGCCCCGGCGTCATCATCACAGATGTCCACAAGAGAGCAGGACTAGATGAGCAGCAGTACAAACAGGTAACGCATCAAGTCAATGCCGTTCTCACGTGATTCCCATCGCAGTGGTTCTTCATCTGCTCAGAGCAGGCAGTGATCAAAGTAAAGCTGTAGCGGTACTGAAGCAGCTCAGCCCGGCAGCACTGATCTCTCCGTCTTCTCCGCCACCAGTTCCTGGAGAGGTGTCAGCAAACGCACGCCCTGGGCCGAccaggggaggtggaggaagtggCACACAGCATCGCCTTCCTGGCATCCGATGCTGCCAGCTTCATTACCGGAGTCAACCTTCCCATCGATGGGG is a window of Takifugu flavidus isolate HTHZ2018 chromosome 5, ASM371156v2, whole genome shotgun sequence DNA encoding:
- the zgc:101858 gene encoding 3-oxoacyl-[acyl-carrier-protein] reductase FabG, with translation MSNPMTSGDAFKVSSLKGKVALITGASSGIGAGTGVLFAKLGALLALNGRDEENLRKVARECVECGAAEPLLVPGDLTDEETVKKTVERTVAHFGRLDVLVNSAGILAMGGIESADLAQYDRVMNINVRSVFHLTQLCVPHLIKTKGSVVNVSSVNGQRSFPGVLAYCMSKSAIDQFTRCTALELASKQVRVNSVCPGVIITDVHKRAGLDEQQYKQFLERCQQTHALGRPGEVEEVAHSIAFLASDAASFITGVNLPIDGGRHAMCPR
- the ppil3 gene encoding peptidyl-prolyl cis-trans isomerase-like 3, translating into MAVTLHTDLGEIKIELFCERTPKSCENFLALCASGFYNDCTFHRNIKGFMVQTGDPTGSGKGGTSIWGRKFEDEFSEHLKHNVRGVVSMANNGPNTNGSQFFITYAKQPHLDMKYTAFGKVIDGLETLDEIEKLPVNEKTFRPLTETRIKDVTIHANPFAG